From the Peromyscus leucopus breed LL Stock chromosome 8b, UCI_PerLeu_2.1, whole genome shotgun sequence genome, one window contains:
- the Endov gene encoding endonuclease V isoform X1, which yields MARKAAQWPSEETLLLWKREQARLKARMVDRDTEAWQRDPTFSGLQRVGGVDVSFVNGDSDRACASLVVLSYPELKVVYEDSHMVHLKAPYVSGFLAFREVPFLVELVQRLQQKEPGFMPQVLLVDGNGVLHQRGFGVACHLGVLTDLPCVGVAKKLLRVDGLENNSLHKEKIMLLQAGGDTFPLMGNSGTVLGMALKSHEHSTNPLYVSVGHRVSLEVAVRLTHHCCRFRIPEPIRQHSGQDQWEQPCQRLSQRPSTATLRRLVLVPRTPIRMAPRAWLFQADIRSRDYIRRTLGHPGSPAQRQERSQKEQRPKVCPKDGPGAPADQVRPPEDYGRDSSTDLKDPQPGFQEQQKDQQLERTEHHEDSDL from the exons ATGGCCCGCAAGGCCGCGCAATGGCCGTCGGAGGAAACCCTGTTGCTCTGGAAACG GGAACAAGCCCGGCTGAAGGCGCGCATGGTGGACCGGGACACGGAGGCCTGGCAGCGGGACCCCACCTTCTCGGGCCTGCAGAGGGTCGGGGGCGTGGACGTGTCCTTCGTAAATGGGGATAGTGATCGGGCCTGCGCTTCCCTGGTAGTGCTGAGCTACCCAGAGCTCAAG GTGGTGTATGAGGACAGCCACATGGTTCACCTGAAGGCCCCCTACGTGTCAGGCTTCCTGGCCTTCCGAGAGGTACCCTTCCTGGTGGAGTTGGTACAGCGGCTGCAGCAGAAGGAACCAGGCTTCATGCCCCAG GTCCTTCTTGTGGATGGAAACGGAGTGCTTCACCAACGAG GCTTTGGGGTGGCCTGCCACCTTGGTGTCCTTACAGATCTGCCCTGCGTTGGGGTAGCTAAGAAGCTCCTGCGGGTGGACGGACTGGAGAACAATTCCCTGCACAAGGAGAAG atcATGCTTCTTCAGGCTGGGGGAGACACGTTTCCTCTGATGGGCAACTCTGGGACAGTCCTGGGAATG GCCCTGAAGAGCCATGAGCACAGCACCAACCCCCTCTATGTCTCTGTGGGCCACAGAGTAAGCCTGGAGGTCGCTGTGCGCCTGACCCACCACTGCTGTAGGTTCCGGATCCCAGAGCCTATACGCCAG CACTCTGGGCAGGACCAGTGGGAGCAGCCCTGCCAGAGGCTCTCACAGCGTCCTTCCACGGCCACATTGAGGAGGCTTGTGCTGGTGCCAAGGACGCCAATTAGGATGGCCCCCAGGGCGTGGCTCTTCCAG GCTGACATCCGCTCCCGAGACTACATCCGAAGGACTCTAGGACACCCTGGGTCTCCTGCACAAAGGCAGGAGAG GAGCCAGAAGGAGCAGAGGCCAAAAGTATGCCCCAAAGATGGCCCAGGAGCACCTGCAGATCAAGTCAGGCCCCCCGAGGACTATGGCAGAGACTCCAGCACAGACCTGAAAGACCCCCAGCCAGGCTTCCAGGAGCAGCAGAAGGACCAGCAGTTGGAGAGAACTGAGCATCATGAAGACTCAGACCTTTGA
- the Endov gene encoding endonuclease V isoform X2: protein MARKAAQWPSEETLLLWKREQARLKARMVDRDTEAWQRDPTFSGLQRVGGVDVSFVNGDSDRACASLVVLSYPELKVVYEDSHMVHLKAPYVSGFLAFREVPFLVELVQRLQQKEPGFMPQVLLVDGNGVLHQRGFGVACHLGVLTDLPCVGVAKKLLRVDGLENNSLHKEKIMLLQAGGDTFPLMGNSGTVLGMALKSHEHSTNPLYVSVGHRVSLEVAVRLTHHCCRFRIPEPIRQADIRSRDYIRRTLGHPGSPAQRQERSQKEQRPKVCPKDGPGAPADQVRPPEDYGRDSSTDLKDPQPGFQEQQKDQQLERTEHHEDSDL from the exons ATGGCCCGCAAGGCCGCGCAATGGCCGTCGGAGGAAACCCTGTTGCTCTGGAAACG GGAACAAGCCCGGCTGAAGGCGCGCATGGTGGACCGGGACACGGAGGCCTGGCAGCGGGACCCCACCTTCTCGGGCCTGCAGAGGGTCGGGGGCGTGGACGTGTCCTTCGTAAATGGGGATAGTGATCGGGCCTGCGCTTCCCTGGTAGTGCTGAGCTACCCAGAGCTCAAG GTGGTGTATGAGGACAGCCACATGGTTCACCTGAAGGCCCCCTACGTGTCAGGCTTCCTGGCCTTCCGAGAGGTACCCTTCCTGGTGGAGTTGGTACAGCGGCTGCAGCAGAAGGAACCAGGCTTCATGCCCCAG GTCCTTCTTGTGGATGGAAACGGAGTGCTTCACCAACGAG GCTTTGGGGTGGCCTGCCACCTTGGTGTCCTTACAGATCTGCCCTGCGTTGGGGTAGCTAAGAAGCTCCTGCGGGTGGACGGACTGGAGAACAATTCCCTGCACAAGGAGAAG atcATGCTTCTTCAGGCTGGGGGAGACACGTTTCCTCTGATGGGCAACTCTGGGACAGTCCTGGGAATG GCCCTGAAGAGCCATGAGCACAGCACCAACCCCCTCTATGTCTCTGTGGGCCACAGAGTAAGCCTGGAGGTCGCTGTGCGCCTGACCCACCACTGCTGTAGGTTCCGGATCCCAGAGCCTATACGCCAG GCTGACATCCGCTCCCGAGACTACATCCGAAGGACTCTAGGACACCCTGGGTCTCCTGCACAAAGGCAGGAGAG GAGCCAGAAGGAGCAGAGGCCAAAAGTATGCCCCAAAGATGGCCCAGGAGCACCTGCAGATCAAGTCAGGCCCCCCGAGGACTATGGCAGAGACTCCAGCACAGACCTGAAAGACCCCCAGCCAGGCTTCCAGGAGCAGCAGAAGGACCAGCAGTTGGAGAGAACTGAGCATCATGAAGACTCAGACCTTTGA
- the Endov gene encoding endonuclease V isoform X4 yields MARKAAQWPSEETLLLWKREQARLKARMVDRDTEAWQRDPTFSGLQRVGGVDVSFVNGDSDRACASLVVLSYPELKVVYEDSHMVHLKAPYVSGFLAFREVPFLVELVQRLQQKEPGFMPQVLLVDGNGVLHQRGFGVACHLGVLTDLPCVGVAKKLLRVDGLENNSLHKEKIMLLQAGGDTFPLMGNSGTVLGMADIRSRDYIRRTLGHPGSPAQRQERSQKEQRPKVCPKDGPGAPADQVRPPEDYGRDSSTDLKDPQPGFQEQQKDQQLERTEHHEDSDL; encoded by the exons ATGGCCCGCAAGGCCGCGCAATGGCCGTCGGAGGAAACCCTGTTGCTCTGGAAACG GGAACAAGCCCGGCTGAAGGCGCGCATGGTGGACCGGGACACGGAGGCCTGGCAGCGGGACCCCACCTTCTCGGGCCTGCAGAGGGTCGGGGGCGTGGACGTGTCCTTCGTAAATGGGGATAGTGATCGGGCCTGCGCTTCCCTGGTAGTGCTGAGCTACCCAGAGCTCAAG GTGGTGTATGAGGACAGCCACATGGTTCACCTGAAGGCCCCCTACGTGTCAGGCTTCCTGGCCTTCCGAGAGGTACCCTTCCTGGTGGAGTTGGTACAGCGGCTGCAGCAGAAGGAACCAGGCTTCATGCCCCAG GTCCTTCTTGTGGATGGAAACGGAGTGCTTCACCAACGAG GCTTTGGGGTGGCCTGCCACCTTGGTGTCCTTACAGATCTGCCCTGCGTTGGGGTAGCTAAGAAGCTCCTGCGGGTGGACGGACTGGAGAACAATTCCCTGCACAAGGAGAAG atcATGCTTCTTCAGGCTGGGGGAGACACGTTTCCTCTGATGGGCAACTCTGGGACAGTCCTGGGAATG GCTGACATCCGCTCCCGAGACTACATCCGAAGGACTCTAGGACACCCTGGGTCTCCTGCACAAAGGCAGGAGAG GAGCCAGAAGGAGCAGAGGCCAAAAGTATGCCCCAAAGATGGCCCAGGAGCACCTGCAGATCAAGTCAGGCCCCCCGAGGACTATGGCAGAGACTCCAGCACAGACCTGAAAGACCCCCAGCCAGGCTTCCAGGAGCAGCAGAAGGACCAGCAGTTGGAGAGAACTGAGCATCATGAAGACTCAGACCTTTGA
- the Endov gene encoding endonuclease V isoform X3, with translation MAVGGNPVALETVVYEDSHMVHLKAPYVSGFLAFREVPFLVELVQRLQQKEPGFMPQVLLVDGNGVLHQRGFGVACHLGVLTDLPCVGVAKKLLRVDGLENNSLHKEKIMLLQAGGDTFPLMGNSGTVLGMALKSHEHSTNPLYVSVGHRVSLEVAVRLTHHCCRFRIPEPIRQHSGQDQWEQPCQRLSQRPSTATLRRLVLVPRTPIRMAPRAWLFQADIRSRDYIRRTLGHPGSPAQRQERSQKEQRPKVCPKDGPGAPADQVRPPEDYGRDSSTDLKDPQPGFQEQQKDQQLERTEHHEDSDL, from the exons ATGGCCGTCGGAGGAAACCCTGTTGCTCTGGAAACG GTGGTGTATGAGGACAGCCACATGGTTCACCTGAAGGCCCCCTACGTGTCAGGCTTCCTGGCCTTCCGAGAGGTACCCTTCCTGGTGGAGTTGGTACAGCGGCTGCAGCAGAAGGAACCAGGCTTCATGCCCCAG GTCCTTCTTGTGGATGGAAACGGAGTGCTTCACCAACGAG GCTTTGGGGTGGCCTGCCACCTTGGTGTCCTTACAGATCTGCCCTGCGTTGGGGTAGCTAAGAAGCTCCTGCGGGTGGACGGACTGGAGAACAATTCCCTGCACAAGGAGAAG atcATGCTTCTTCAGGCTGGGGGAGACACGTTTCCTCTGATGGGCAACTCTGGGACAGTCCTGGGAATG GCCCTGAAGAGCCATGAGCACAGCACCAACCCCCTCTATGTCTCTGTGGGCCACAGAGTAAGCCTGGAGGTCGCTGTGCGCCTGACCCACCACTGCTGTAGGTTCCGGATCCCAGAGCCTATACGCCAG CACTCTGGGCAGGACCAGTGGGAGCAGCCCTGCCAGAGGCTCTCACAGCGTCCTTCCACGGCCACATTGAGGAGGCTTGTGCTGGTGCCAAGGACGCCAATTAGGATGGCCCCCAGGGCGTGGCTCTTCCAG GCTGACATCCGCTCCCGAGACTACATCCGAAGGACTCTAGGACACCCTGGGTCTCCTGCACAAAGGCAGGAGAG GAGCCAGAAGGAGCAGAGGCCAAAAGTATGCCCCAAAGATGGCCCAGGAGCACCTGCAGATCAAGTCAGGCCCCCCGAGGACTATGGCAGAGACTCCAGCACAGACCTGAAAGACCCCCAGCCAGGCTTCCAGGAGCAGCAGAAGGACCAGCAGTTGGAGAGAACTGAGCATCATGAAGACTCAGACCTTTGA